A region of the Notolabrus celidotus isolate fNotCel1 chromosome 18, fNotCel1.pri, whole genome shotgun sequence genome:
AATGCCATTAAAATTACAATTTGCAGGTTAATCactttacatttaattaaatgttaattcaaTTACATTAAATTAGAAGTAAGCGTTAACATATTTTGACCCCATGCAGCATGATTAATATTTCACTACCATgtgcaaagagaaaaaacacaatgtgattaACTTCTACATAACCACTTGACCTTTTGTGTTAATACATAACTTTCCATTTTCAGAACTGTCTGCAGGATCTTCCCTTGTGTTGTATCACTTATGATTCATGGCAGTCGCTTTGACTCACAAACCCCAAATGCAGCTGGAGTGACAAGAAAACATTGGCTACAAAAATACCAATGCAGAAGTGAAACCTGCCCCAGGCTATGCTTTAATAATGATGAACAGTTAGAACAATAACAGGCGTGCATCAGATGTGTCATGGAATATTGAAGATGAGTTGTTTTAAACTGGaagctctgtttttgtctttttcttccaTGTGGTCAGTGCTGGAGAACATGAGCGGTCAGGGCAGTACGGTTGGCGGTACCTTCCCTGAGTTGAAGAGCATCATTGACAGAGTGAGAGACCAGAGcagagtgggtgtgtgtttggataCCTGCCACGCGTTTGCAGCAGGTGAGTTAAACCTGAGGTTGATgttttttgtctccagagaaacatcagaaatCAGTTCAATCAATGTAAAGTACAAATTCCTCCAACCATTTGCCTTAACATAACAAACATTGGTACAATAACATGTTCAATTGTAATGCTATAAACCTGAGATCTGCTTAATATATCAGTTTAAATAAGACTTCTGTTCATGAGGCaattaaagctttaaaatactaaaaCTATCACAAGAGTATTGATGTTACATTCACAAATAGTTCCTCAATGGTTTCATGAATGCACCTGTTTTAACTGTTGTGAATGACCAGCCCTAAATCCACTCAAGTTGGTGGCCCTGATGCAACTCTAAGCTGGTTTAACAATGgcatataaaacaataaaatcaacgTTGTTTACATGTGCAGTATGAACCAGCAAGTCACAAAATGGTGACCTGTTAGGGAACAAACTCAGCCCCATAATGCAACATCTAGTGTTACCTAATGTTTAGGGTGCACACCTAACCTCCTGGGTGATATTAAGctcccttcacacacacagtcaccttggtgctgcaggtgttgtttctttctgtgttgAAGTGTTGTTTCCTGTCTCCGTAGGTTATAACCTGTCTGCAGAGAGGGGAGTGAAGGCCATGCTCAAAGAGTTTGATGAGGAGGTGGGGCTCCATTATCTCAAAGCCATCCATCTCAATGACTCCAAAGGTACAGCCAGGATTGTCACACAGAAATATCAGCTTGAGTTGTAcagtctttctgtcttttatgaatTCCAGCCTGCAGTGTAAACTCACTCACCTTTACTTTCTCCTCAGGTAAGCTAGGCTGCAACCTGGATCGGCATGAAGACATCGGTAAAGGTCAAATTGGAATCTCTACTTTCAGGGACATTGTCAATGAGCCCACACTGGACAACATCCCTCTGATACTGGAGACACCTGGACGGTGAGAACACTGCAGATACAACTGTGAACAAAGGATACATATGCTCACAACAAAGAATAGTGACATTTAATATATGTGTTAGTTCAGAAATTCAGTATCATTAAGAAAAGTGCACATCCTGTTTTGACTGAGCTATATTTTATAAATTATatgttggttaaaaaaaaccaagTTTGATTGCTGTTTTGAGCCATGGGCTTTCTTAATCAAATGCAGCTTTAATATCAAAGTCTTGTCCTCTCCAACAGGCCTGGATTCGAATATGCCGAGCAGATTGAGCTTCTCTATTCTCTTTGTGagaaaaattgaaaacatcGTCCCTGATAAATTATCTCTGCTTACTTACTGAAACCTGCCAAGCCACAGCTCCCATATCTATCTACAATAGATTAAAggtgtttaattttaaaacatcCATTTACTATTTGACCCAGTTCTAAAAGTTTCATTTGggtttttgtctctgtttgaaaacaagttaaataaatgtgaattttaaaagttCTTGTGTGGGGTTACATTAAGATGAGCCATTAGAGGGCAGCATGAACACATGAAGGCAGAGCAAACTTAATTTCAGGGTCCTTAGAGGTTTCTGTTGACAAAATGAAGGCAGATAGGAAtagtaaaaaaagacaaaaataatccatttacattttacagataTTACATATATTTAACAGTGAAGGTTGATGCAGATTTATCTCACACCTATCATGGTAATGCAGCTAAAATAAATGGAagtctttcacaataaaagcacaagTAATGTTCTAAAAGttcttaaagttttaaaaaatccaaataGTTAAACTATTGTATGATTCATATTTTTTCCAGagtaaatatttacaaaattaGAATCCAAACAGGCACATAGGCATGAGTTAAAATGAGAGGCATACAACAGCTTTACATTTCTTATGTGAAATGCCCCAGCTGTTGAATACCAACACTTATGTGTAGCTGTTGATCCCTTGGAGGACCGCAATTGACTGTCACACCTATTCTAACACCCCACAGTGCAgataaacacacatgaacacacacactgaaaggaAAACATTCCCTTGAGATCAAGTCTTAGAAATGTTCAGCTTTCCACATGTGAATACAGCTGAGAAAAAGATATATGTGAGCAAATGAAGAGAAAATTGTGAGGTTGGAGGATTAAAAAGAATAACTCAATAATTATTACCCTAAGAGTTCAAACACATCAGAACAAGATCACTGTCCTAGTGTTCATCTTAAACTTGCTCAACAGTTGTGTGTAATTATTTTGAGCAAAAAGCTGTGTGACcatttgtttaaaataaataaggtacAGCTGTCACAGGaaacttgtctgtttttaaaactgaTCTCTCTCACAAAAAACAGCCCTGCTAATTTCCAtcagatacttttttttaaagttttattcgggcccgagcaccgacaaggtcggcgaaggccctttTGAAACCCGAGGGattattctttttcttctttgtttgtttgtttgtttgtttgtttgtttgtttctttctttctttcttccttcctttctttctttctttctttcttttctttctttctttctttctttctttctttctttctttctttcccttttctttttctttctttctttctttctttctttctttctttctttctttctttctttctttctttcccctgACATTCGAATCCCAAATTTGCTTACCTTAAGGCAGTTTAAAAGTCCCCaaaagttgcacatgcaccaggcctggcgaaaagtttgatattttggtggtcccgTGAAAAAAATCCCCATAATGGCTAAACAGCGCCCCTTGAAGTTGAAAATTTCGAAAGGCCAGCCCCATAATAcagttcaacatacatgcatgacattttttttggataggtatcatgccaagacctacaaaaaatcctcttggCGTCGTgatgaaatcccaacaggaagtcggccattttgatttgacCCGATTCGCAAGGGTACATATTTATGTAAATGACTTCTACAATTTTggtccgatcaactcccaaccacacacattttgaagtagacacattgacgatcaaaagttatcagacagaatttctctaagtcaatcggtgtgggcgtggcacctcgctacatTTGGAGGACATTTTGGTAAACTCTAAACAGTAATATCTTTCatatgcaataatggatcaggctCAGGCCAGTCATGCATGAgaagtgccccagcctgaatgcctctataggcaaatattCAACAATATCATATAGAAAATGACATGTTCTAAAGTTTTTATCCAATGAACTCCTGCTTCGCTCACAATGTTGTTGTCACActggagatgaacatttgtcaatGTGGGCGTGGcgacgcctcaaactctgatgtctcgccatgaaacaggaaatactttttgctccttcatacagtgatcAATCTGTTtgaacttacatacacatgatcagggtccatccctcaatacacctatggactcatttatctactacagccatagcgccacccacaggaaatacatggtattGACATTTATATACAACACctgatctcttccaaatttgacatgtttcatcgtggacccagcctgaactcatctatatacacatgtttgtcatatgaatagctccacctattggacacaagcggtatttactctcagaacatgtttttaacatgcttgtgatcccaactctttctgtaatgatctgtgatgaacaattcttcagaacataattaaagacacagcagcacctactggtggcaggcagtactgcaatgtacactatgctcaTAACTGCATGagtatgctcacagtttcagcctaggcagcacagcaacacctgcagcacatcaggctgtggcttacatcaggcggtggcgtACATCAGGcagtcgcgcacatcaggcggtcgcGCACGTCAGGTGGTAGCGCACATCAGGTGGTAGCGCACATCAGGTGGTATCGCACATCAGGTGGTGCTTGAATGAGGGCCCGCACATATTCGCTTGCGGTTTTCAtttagaatttatttttttaatgaagtaaaAAAGATTAAGgaagtcatttaaaaacaagtaggGACACGCTGACATGAATAACACTGTTCTTTTATTATCAGATGTCCCTTATTGTCCAAAGAAAATCTCTAGAAGATAgggctctctttttttttttttttttccccagcagCACCTAAATCAACATCTGCCGGTTTCCTCAGTAGTGTCCCATCAGTATGCAACTGAACAAAGTGAAGTCTTTattgacaaaataaatgtaataaagtgatttacatttttcattttttctcttacATCTTGCCTGTCATGTTtattgaaaatatgtttctttgaTCCTTGGATGACATTAAAGTAATTTATCCTTAGCTTGTGGCTAGCCTAATAGCCTGGCCATTGTTGCCGGTCAGAGTAATTGATAGCAAATAGAACACAACCCTGCGTACAGAGCCtgccctaaccgacttggtgcccgAGGCAAGATGTAGCTGGTGCCCCTTggattgtaaccaactccaccaacaatcacatcactttaagacaactgacatccagctttatgtttaaCAAGTTTCctttgttgtaaaataaaaattacctccaaaaaacaataagaagataacaacactgatatttagcaggggAAAAAATATAATTTCCAAATACATAATGTAGTAGTAGCAGAATTTATTCAGTCgtataacacaatcattttcacagtacagacactttcaacataGCAGCAATAATGTACTAAGTGATGAACGAAAAGGCAGaagaaaaatattgatttaagcctagcctacattttctatctaattaagctaacagcttccaacatgtaaagaaacaaacaaaaacaaaatgaaaacaagtaaatcatgaacacttacaGACTTCAAAACTGCtttgcataccattatttttaaaaaccaaaagtgaatcataagcttttaaatgtttactggcatcacACCGCAATTTaattcaaaattaaattagataaaactatgtttttttccctattatcttcaaattttcttccacACTCATTTAGAAGCGCCCCCTATGGTCGGCCAGCGCCCTTAGCAATttcctatactgcctatgccacagCCGGCCCTGCCTGTGTCACAGATACTTTCCCTGTGAGGAATTACTTTAAACTGCTACCCTGGTGCTATAATGTTGAGTCAGCCACCTTAATTGGTATATGTATGATTGGTATAGACACTGAGCTAAGAGCAAGGATGTTATGTGGGACATTCTATTTGCTATTGATTACTCTGGCTGTGGTTGTAGGCCAACGGGCTAGCCACCGGCTTAAGCTAAATTGCTTTTATATTAGCACAGTGGCTCCAAACAACCATAATATTGATGCACAATGGGCGAAAGATGACATTCCtttatgaattattttatttttattcatataagT
Encoded here:
- the si:ch211-141o9.10 gene encoding probable endonuclease 4 isoform X2; the protein is MAPKKRGARKRKNEEAFEEDREEEKTVEKEADRRRKERGNKKYIGAHVSIQGGVWKAVDSCTEMGGSSFALFLGSQRSWKRPALDQTAADKFREQCSLQGYDPAHILPHGSYLMNCGSPKEVLENMSGQGSTVGGTFPELKSIIDRVRDQSRVGVCLDTCHAFAAGYNLSAERGVKAMLKEFDEEVGLHYLKAIHLNDSKGKLGCNLDRHEDIGKGQIGISTFRDIVNEPTLDNIPLILETPGRPGFEYAEQIELLYSLCEKN